From the Paludibacterium paludis genome, one window contains:
- a CDS encoding type I restriction-modification system subunit M, with translation MNQQTLSAFIWSVADLLRGDFKQSDYGKVILPFTVLRRLDCVLDATKNSVLAENAAKQAQGLNPDPFLKRTAGQIFYNTCPLDLTRLKGDQDHIRENLYSYIQGFSEEARDIFERFDFFTQIDRLHKAGLLYLVTERFANIDLHPEAVDNMQMGLIFEELIRKFAELSNETAGEHFTPREVIRLMVNLVFHQDDDVLLAGSHAVRTLYDPTAGTGGMLSVADEFLAEHNPQARLTLYGQELNDESYAICKADMLIKGQDVGNIIAGNTLSDDGHAGRKFDYMLSNPPFGVEWKKVEKEVRKEHLDKGFDGRFGPGLPRVSDGSMLFLLHLISKMRPAVDGGSRFAIVLNGSPLFTGGAGSGESEIRRYVLENDLLEALIALPTDMFYNTGIATYVWVLSNRKEEDRKGWVQLIDGSSFWQKMRKSLGSKRKEMSDQHISDISRLYGEFIEADLATVLDADGKEVERRIVSSTDTKPAAPAGGKVKLAPLSRMFKNEEFGYTTITVERPLRDEAGNIVLGLKGKQKGKPQPDSALRDTENVPLTEDIQAYFEREVLPHAPDAWIDESKSKVGYEIPFNRHFYVFEPPRSLHEIDEELKAVSANILRMLGELAE, from the coding sequence ATGAACCAGCAAACCCTCTCCGCTTTCATCTGGTCCGTCGCAGACTTGCTGCGCGGCGACTTCAAACAATCCGATTACGGCAAGGTGATCCTGCCCTTCACCGTGTTGCGCCGCCTGGATTGCGTGCTGGATGCCACCAAAAACTCCGTATTGGCCGAGAACGCGGCCAAGCAGGCACAGGGACTGAATCCCGATCCCTTCCTCAAACGCACAGCCGGGCAGATCTTCTACAACACCTGCCCGCTGGACCTCACCAGGCTCAAGGGCGATCAGGACCACATCCGCGAAAACCTCTACAGCTACATCCAGGGCTTTTCGGAAGAGGCGCGCGACATTTTCGAGCGCTTCGACTTCTTCACCCAGATCGATCGCCTGCACAAAGCCGGCCTCTTGTACTTGGTGACGGAGAGGTTCGCCAATATCGACCTCCATCCGGAAGCAGTGGACAACATGCAGATGGGCCTGATTTTTGAAGAACTGATCCGCAAGTTCGCCGAACTCTCCAACGAAACCGCCGGGGAACACTTCACCCCGCGTGAAGTGATCCGCCTGATGGTGAATCTGGTGTTCCACCAAGACGACGACGTCTTGCTGGCAGGCTCCCACGCCGTGCGCACCCTGTATGACCCCACCGCCGGCACCGGCGGCATGCTGTCGGTGGCCGACGAATTCCTGGCCGAGCACAACCCGCAGGCCCGCCTGACCCTGTATGGCCAGGAGCTGAACGACGAGTCCTACGCCATCTGCAAGGCCGACATGCTGATCAAGGGCCAGGACGTGGGCAATATCATCGCCGGCAATACCCTGTCCGACGACGGCCACGCCGGCCGCAAGTTCGACTACATGCTGTCCAACCCGCCGTTTGGCGTGGAGTGGAAAAAAGTGGAAAAAGAGGTGCGCAAGGAGCATCTGGACAAAGGCTTCGACGGCCGCTTCGGCCCCGGCCTGCCGCGCGTGTCCGATGGCTCCATGCTGTTCCTGCTGCACCTGATCTCCAAGATGCGCCCGGCGGTGGACGGCGGCAGCCGCTTCGCCATCGTGCTCAACGGCTCGCCCCTGTTCACCGGCGGCGCCGGCAGCGGCGAAAGCGAAATCCGCCGCTACGTGCTGGAAAACGACCTGCTGGAAGCGCTGATCGCCCTGCCCACCGACATGTTCTACAACACCGGCATCGCCACCTATGTCTGGGTGCTGTCCAACCGCAAGGAAGAAGACCGCAAGGGCTGGGTGCAACTGATAGACGGCAGCAGCTTCTGGCAGAAGATGCGCAAGAGCCTGGGCAGCAAGCGCAAGGAAATGTCGGACCAGCACATCAGCGATATCTCGCGCCTGTATGGCGAATTCATCGAAGCCGACCTCGCCACCGTGCTGGACGCCGACGGCAAGGAAGTGGAGCGCCGCATCGTCAGCAGCACCGACACAAAACCGGCAGCGCCGGCCGGCGGTAAGGTCAAGCTGGCCCCGCTGTCGCGCATGTTCAAGAACGAGGAATTCGGCTACACCACCATAACCGTGGAGCGCCCGCTGCGCGACGAAGCCGGCAACATCGTGCTCGGTCTCAAGGGCAAGCAAAAAGGCAAGCCGCAGCCGGACAGCGCGCTGCGCGACACCGAGAACGTGCCGCTCACCGAAGACATTCAGGCTTATTTCGAGCGCGAAGTGCTGCCGCACGCGCCGGATGCCTGGATAGACGAGAGCAAGAGCAAGGTGGGTTACGAAATCCCCTTCAACCGCCACTTCTACGTGTTCGAGCCGCCGCGCAGTCTGCATGAGATCGACGAAGAGCTGAAAGCCGTGTCGGCCAACATCCTGCGCATGCTGGGGGAGTTGGCGGAATGA
- a CDS encoding YggL family protein, protein MKTLPRLSQRRLTNWNRRQRKKFHVGEFQELGFALNVRFHAPLDEAACDAYVDALIEVVERMGLAYGGGDTGGFVTTWERGSVTPAQRDALLAWVRGYPAVSEANASELQDAWYDDSWVADL, encoded by the coding sequence ATGAAAACTTTGCCCCGCCTCTCCCAACGCCGCCTCACCAACTGGAACCGCCGCCAGCGAAAGAAATTCCATGTTGGCGAATTTCAGGAGCTGGGTTTTGCGCTCAATGTGCGTTTTCATGCGCCACTTGATGAGGCTGCATGTGATGCCTATGTAGATGCCTTGATTGAAGTGGTAGAGCGCATGGGTCTGGCCTATGGCGGGGGCGATACCGGCGGCTTTGTCACGACATGGGAACGTGGCAGCGTGACACCAGCACAGCGCGACGCGCTGCTGGCCTGGGTTCGCGGCTATCCGGCGGTTTCCGAGGCCAATGCCAGCGAACTGCAGGATGCCTGGTATGACGATAGTTGGGTGGCGGATTTATGA
- the guaA gene encoding glutamine-hydrolyzing GMP synthase: MDKILILDFGSQVTQLIARRVREAHVYCELHSFDMPIEEIRAFNPAGIILSGGPNSVYESDYQADPALLELGIPVLGICYGMQWMAQSLGGKVESGHVGEFGYAEVGTVANRLFDGLADKTLPNGEHVIEVWMSHGDKVSVPPQGFTVIGSNNSCPVAAMADERRRLYGVQFHPEVTHTRKGREMLHRFVLDICAATPSWTMPNYIDDAVARIRAEVGDEEVILGLSGGVDSSVAAALIHRAIGDQLTCVFVDHGLLRLNEGQMVMDMFAKNLGVKVVHVDASADFMGQLAGETDPEKKRKIIGAEFVEVFQREAKKLTNARWLAQGTIYPDVIESAGAKTKKAHTIKSHHNVGGLPETLNLKLLEPLRELFKDEVRELGVALGLPHDMVYRHPFPGPGLGVRILGEVRKDFADLLRRADAIFIEELRNTRDEDGLSWYDKTSQAFAVFLPVKSVGVMGDGRTYDYVVALRAVVTSDFMTAHWAELPYSLLGKVSNRIINEVRGINRVVYDVSGKPPATIEWE, from the coding sequence CCGATCGAAGAAATCCGTGCATTCAATCCGGCCGGGATCATCCTTTCGGGCGGGCCGAACTCGGTGTACGAAAGCGACTACCAGGCCGATCCCGCCCTTCTCGAACTGGGCATCCCCGTGCTCGGCATCTGCTACGGCATGCAGTGGATGGCGCAATCGCTGGGCGGCAAGGTCGAATCCGGACACGTCGGCGAATTCGGCTACGCCGAAGTCGGCACGGTCGCCAACCGCCTGTTCGACGGACTGGCGGACAAGACCCTGCCCAATGGCGAGCATGTGATTGAAGTCTGGATGAGTCACGGCGACAAGGTCTCCGTACCGCCCCAGGGCTTCACCGTGATCGGCAGCAACAACTCCTGCCCGGTCGCCGCGATGGCCGACGAGCGCCGCCGCCTCTACGGCGTGCAGTTCCATCCGGAAGTGACCCACACCCGCAAGGGCCGTGAAATGCTGCACCGCTTCGTGCTGGACATCTGCGCCGCGACCCCGTCCTGGACGATGCCCAACTACATCGATGACGCCGTGGCGCGCATCCGCGCCGAGGTCGGCGACGAAGAAGTCATCCTCGGCCTCTCCGGCGGGGTGGACTCCTCGGTGGCCGCCGCGCTGATCCATCGCGCCATCGGCGACCAGCTGACCTGCGTGTTCGTGGACCATGGTCTGCTGCGCCTGAATGAAGGCCAGATGGTGATGGACATGTTCGCGAAGAACCTCGGCGTCAAGGTGGTGCATGTCGACGCCTCGGCCGATTTCATGGGCCAGCTCGCCGGTGAAACCGACCCGGAAAAGAAACGCAAGATCATCGGCGCCGAATTCGTCGAAGTGTTCCAGCGCGAAGCCAAGAAGCTCACCAACGCGCGCTGGCTCGCCCAGGGCACCATCTACCCCGACGTGATCGAATCGGCCGGCGCCAAGACCAAGAAAGCGCACACCATCAAGAGCCACCACAATGTGGGTGGCCTGCCGGAAACCCTTAACCTCAAACTGCTCGAGCCGTTGCGCGAGCTGTTCAAGGATGAAGTCCGGGAGCTGGGCGTGGCGCTGGGTCTGCCGCACGACATGGTGTACCGTCATCCGTTCCCGGGCCCGGGCCTGGGCGTGCGCATCCTCGGCGAAGTGCGCAAGGATTTCGCGGATCTGTTGCGCCGCGCCGACGCGATCTTCATCGAAGAGCTGCGCAACACCCGCGACGAGGACGGCCTGTCGTGGTACGACAAGACCAGCCAGGCCTTCGCGGTGTTCCTGCCGGTGAAATCGGTGGGCGTGATGGGCGACGGCCGCACCTACGACTACGTCGTGGCATTGCGCGCGGTGGTCACCAGCGACTTCATGACCGCGCACTGGGCGGAGCTGCCCTACAGCCTGCTGGGCAAGGTGTCGAACCGCATCATCAACGAGGTGCGCGGCATCAACCGCGTGGTCTACGACGTCAGCGGCAAGCCGCCGGCAACGATCGAGTGGGAATGA
- a CDS encoding DUF5655 domain-containing protein: MSTIQLFRCNGSQTVELAAYHAKRERQLQNLVEGQMETLLGVRFLASEYTTGKTHRGRIDSLGLDENGCPVIIEYKRASNENVINQGLFYLDWLLDHKAEFNWLVMEKLGKQAVEDIEWKGTRLLCIASDFTRYDEHAVQQIPRNIELIRYRFFDPDLLLLERVNTISEKALDVAPAEAADESAAPSSSKTARDKTHEEQLAQNSPEIRELYAALTAFILSLGEDVQERQLKLYTAFRRIKNFACVVALPKRLQVTLKLDPKQVALEDNFSRDVSGIGHWGTGDLELTLRTADDLEKAKPLIERCYLES; encoded by the coding sequence ATGAGCACTATCCAGCTGTTCCGCTGCAACGGCAGCCAGACGGTGGAGCTGGCCGCCTATCACGCCAAGCGCGAGCGCCAGCTGCAAAACCTGGTGGAAGGCCAGATGGAAACGCTGCTGGGCGTGCGCTTTCTGGCCAGCGAATACACCACCGGCAAAACCCATCGCGGCCGCATCGACTCGCTGGGGCTGGACGAGAACGGCTGCCCGGTGATCATCGAATACAAGCGCGCCAGCAACGAAAACGTGATCAACCAGGGCCTGTTCTATTTGGACTGGCTGCTGGACCACAAGGCCGAGTTCAACTGGCTGGTGATGGAAAAGCTTGGCAAGCAGGCGGTGGAGGACATCGAGTGGAAAGGCACCCGCTTGCTATGCATTGCCAGCGACTTCACTCGCTACGACGAACACGCCGTGCAGCAGATTCCGCGCAATATCGAGCTGATCCGCTACCGCTTTTTCGACCCCGACCTGTTGCTGCTGGAGCGGGTGAACACTATCAGCGAAAAGGCGCTGGACGTGGCCCCGGCCGAAGCGGCGGACGAGTCGGCCGCGCCCTCCTCTTCCAAAACTGCCCGCGACAAGACCCATGAAGAGCAACTGGCGCAAAACAGCCCGGAGATCCGCGAACTGTATGCCGCGCTGACGGCGTTCATTCTGTCTTTGGGCGAAGACGTGCAGGAGCGCCAGCTCAAGCTGTATACCGCCTTCCGCCGCATCAAGAACTTCGCCTGCGTGGTGGCGCTGCCCAAGCGGCTGCAGGTAACGCTGAAACTGGACCCCAAGCAGGTGGCGCTGGAAGACAACTTCTCGCGCGACGTGAGCGGGATAGGCCACTGGGGCACGGGAGATCTGGAGCTGACGCTGCGCACCGCTGACGATCTGGAAAAGGCCAAGCCGCTGATTGAACGCTGTTATCTCGAATCCTGA
- a CDS encoding restriction endonuclease subunit S has translation MSLRPYAEYKDSGVAWLGEVPVHWRIVRLRDIATVFNGYPFNSALFTESSGYPLIRIRDLDSATTATKYSGEYIKAAEVTRSDILIGMDGDFNVGYWLGSEPALLNQRMCCVRIGDLALSSLIRNSLPIPLKAINDVTYSTTVKHLSSLDVEKIKFALPDKDELLSIATFTDSETAKIDALIAEQEKLIALLAEKRQAVISHAVTKGLNPDAPMKDSGIAWLGEVPAHWETSPLRYLAKIGNGSTPSRDNPDYWAEEGFPWLNSSVVNQEEVTESDQFVTEFALKECHLPVISPPTMLLGITGQGKTRGMATKLGFKATINQHLAYISPNIDVLSEDFLLRVLESAYENLRTESDSVGSTKGAITCDQISRFQIPLPSLEEQDRIVIHLNEAIQKLDALSHDVGVAITLLKERRSALISAAVTGKIDVRNWQPEASAA, from the coding sequence ATGAGTTTGCGGCCCTATGCGGAATATAAAGATAGCGGCGTGGCGTGGCTGGGTGAGGTGCCGGTGCATTGGCGTATAGTTCGTCTGAGAGATATTGCTACGGTATTTAACGGATATCCTTTCAACTCAGCACTTTTTACCGAGTCTAGTGGCTACCCCCTCATTCGCATTCGAGATCTGGATTCGGCCACTACCGCAACAAAATATAGCGGTGAATATATTAAGGCCGCCGAAGTCACGCGTAGTGACATCCTGATAGGGATGGACGGTGATTTTAATGTTGGATACTGGCTCGGCTCAGAACCAGCTCTCCTAAATCAGCGGATGTGTTGCGTGCGCATTGGTGATTTAGCACTATCATCGCTTATCCGAAATAGCCTTCCTATTCCATTAAAAGCTATTAATGATGTTACTTACTCCACAACTGTAAAGCATCTGTCATCTTTAGATGTAGAAAAGATCAAATTTGCGCTTCCTGACAAAGATGAGCTGCTCTCCATAGCTACATTTACCGATAGTGAAACCGCCAAAATCGATGCCCTCATCGCCGAGCAGGAAAAACTGATCGCGCTATTGGCCGAAAAGCGCCAAGCCGTGATCTCCCACGCCGTCACCAAGGGCTTGAACCCGGATGCGCCGATGAAGGACTCTGGCATTGCGTGGCTGGGAGAGGTGCCGGCGCATTGGGAAACATCACCTTTACGCTACTTGGCAAAAATTGGAAATGGCTCGACACCAAGCAGAGACAACCCGGACTATTGGGCCGAGGAAGGTTTTCCTTGGCTAAATAGCTCAGTTGTTAACCAAGAAGAAGTAACTGAGTCAGACCAATTTGTGACTGAATTCGCTTTGAAAGAGTGCCATCTTCCTGTTATATCTCCTCCTACTATGCTCTTGGGCATAACAGGCCAAGGTAAAACACGCGGCATGGCGACCAAACTTGGATTCAAAGCAACAATTAACCAGCATCTCGCTTATATATCACCAAATATCGACGTATTAAGTGAGGATTTCTTGCTTCGAGTTTTGGAAAGTGCTTATGAAAATTTGCGCACAGAAAGCGATAGTGTGGGCAGCACAAAAGGCGCAATAACATGCGACCAAATCAGTCGCTTTCAAATACCGTTACCAAGCCTAGAAGAGCAAGATCGAATTGTGATTCACCTGAATGAAGCAATTCAAAAGCTTGACGCATTAAGCCATGACGTAGGTGTAGCTATCACCCTCCTCAAAGAACGCCGCTCCGCACTGATCTCCGCCGCCGTCACCGGAAAAATCGACGTGCGCAACTGGCAACCGGAGGCAAGCGCCGCATGA